A region of Moorena producens PAL-8-15-08-1 DNA encodes the following proteins:
- a CDS encoding cupin domain-containing protein, translating to MNQSDIMHYFHAGSPVLYLVIHPNGTLQKFKLAMDLAKGETPQILPVVTGKLRS from the coding sequence ATCAATCAGTCAGACATTATGCACTACTTCCATGCAGGTTCTCCCGTTCTCTATCTAGTTATTCATCCCAACGGAACCTTGCAAAAGTTCAAACTCGCCATGGATCTGGCAAAAGGAGAAACACCCCAGATTCTTCCAGTGGTTACTGGAAAGCTGCGGTCTTAG